DNA from Comamonas serinivorans:
CACCGCGATTGGCGTCAACTTCCACGACGTGTACGTGCGTTCGGGTCTGTACAAGACCCTGGCATTGCCCGGCATTCCGGGGCTGGAGGCCGCGGGCGTGATCGAGGCGCTGGGCGAGGGCGTGACCGACCTGCAGGTGGGGCAGCGCGTGGCCTGGCTGACGCGCGCGTACGGCGGCTACGCCAGCCACCGCAACCTGCCCGCCGAACTGGCCCTGCCCTTGCCCGACGGGGTGAGCGAACGCACGGCCGCGTCCAGCCTGCTGAAGGCCTTGACGGCCTACGACCTCACGCACCAGGTGCACGCCCTGCGGGCCGGCGACTGGGTGCTGAACCATGCCTCGGCCGGCGGCGTCGGCCAGCTGGTGGCGCAGTACGGTCGCCACCTGGGGGCGACCGTGATCGGCACCGTGGGCAGCGCGGCCAAGGCCGAGATCGCCCGCGCGTGCGGCTGCGACCACGTCATCCTCTACCGCGACGAAGACTTCGTGGCCCGCGTGCAGGCCCTCACCGCCGGGCGCGGCGTGGACGTCGCCTACGACGCCGTGGGCCAGACCACCTTCATGGGCTCGTTGGCCAGCCTGGCGCAGCGCGGCCACCTGGTGAACTACGGCCAGTCGTCGGGCCCGGTGCCGCCGTTCGAGGTGTCGGCCCTCATGCCCAAATCGGTGTCGCTGACGCGGCCCAGCGTGTTCTCGGCCTACCGCAACCCGGCCGAGTTGCGCACGCTGGCCACCCGCGTGTTCGCGGACTTTGCCGCCGGCGTGCTGCGCGCCGATGCGCCGCAGACCTTCGCCCTGGCCGAGGCTGGCCGCGCACACGAGGCGCTGGCGTCGCGCGACCGCACGCAGGCCTTGGTCTTGATTCCCGATTAGCAGTATGCATGGTATGGCGTTGTTCAAAAAACGCCAGCCATGGTATACCCCGTGAGGATTTTCGGCAGGTGGTGGTTGCAGCCTGCGCCACCCACCGTGCAGGAGACCCGCATGCCCATGTCCCGCCTGGCCGCCCGCTTCCGGGCCGCCGCCTTCCGCTTGACCTCGCTGGCCCTGGCCGGCGCCCTCACCGGGGCCGCCGGCACCGCCTGGGCCCAGGAGGGCGCCTACCCGAGCAAGCCCATCCGCCTGGTCATCCCGTTTGCCCCGGGCGGCGTGACCGACCTGGTGGGCCGCGCCATGGCGCAAAGCCTGACGCAGCACCTGGGCCAGCCCGTGGTGCCCGAGAACCGCGCCGGCGCCAGCGGCGTGCCCGGGGCCGAGATCGTCGCCAAGGCCGCGCCCGATGGCTACACGCTGATGGTGTCCAACATCTCCATCAACTCGGTCAACGCCGCGGCCTTTGCCCGCTTGCCTTACCACCCGCAGAACAGCTTCACGCTGATCTCGCAGGTGTCGCAGCAGCCGCTGCTGGTCACGGTCAACCCGCAGGTGCCGGTCAAGACCCTGCCCGAGCTGGTTGCGCTGGCCAAGGCGCAGCCGGGCAGCCTGAACTTCGGGTCGGCCGGCACCTCGCTGCAGCTGGCCAGCGAGGCCTTCAACCAGGCCGCCGGCCTGCGCATGACACACGTGCCCTACAAAGGCAGCGGCCCCGCCATGACCGACCTGGTGGCCGGCCACATCCAGGTGCTGTTCGACGCCACCTCGTCGCTGGGCCCGTTCGTGAAGGACGGCCGGGTGCGCGCCCTGGCCATCACGGCGGCCAAGCGCTCGCCCCAGTTTCCCGACGTGCCCACGCTGGTCGAGCTGGGCTACCCCAGCATCGAGGTCAACTCGTGGCAGGGGCTGGCCGGGCCCGCGGGCCTGCCCCCGGCCGTGGTGGCCCGGCTGGGCGCCGCCATGAAGCAGGTTGCCGACGACCCCCAGGTCAAGGCCCAGTTCGACCGCCTGGGCATCGAGGCCGTGCACACCAGCCCTGAGGCCTTCCGGCGCTTCGCGGCCGCCGAAACCGCACGCTGGCAAAGCGTGGCCCAGAAGGCCGGCCTCAAGCCCGAGTGATCGGGGTGCTGGGCGGGTGACGGCGCGACCCAGATGCCGTGCTCGGGCATCGGCCAGGTCATGATCGACCACATGCCATGGTCGCGTCTGGTGTGGCGGACCCGCTGCTTCCCCCAAGGGCTCGTCCGCCGCGTCATGCCGAACGTGGCGTCGCCAGGCCTGCGCCGGGTGCGGGGTCACGCGGCGCGCCGTGATGGCTGGGCTGCTGCGCAGTTGCAGCGTCCGCAAGAACAGTTGGAGAGTATGTGTTCATGGTCGTCATACATGAAAAGACTTTGCATGGATACTGCTGAAGTGGCCTGCGCCAAACCGAAAACGATGCGGATCGGCGGGGATTCCCTCTGTGGTGTTCGGCGGCCGCTGGCGCTGCAGCGTTGGCGCCGCTCCCTCACGGGTCATCACCGCCCAGCGCGGCCAATGGCGCTGTGTGGCCGTTGATGCGGCGAGCTGGGGTTGGGCATGCAGGACTCAGCCACGGTGCCCTCCACGCGGTCCGGGCAGTTTGACGGGCGCTGCCCGGTGGCCGCAGCGCTCGGTCCCTCAGCGCGCCTCGATCTGCGGGCTGGCGAGGGTGGCCGCGGCGGTCTGCCGGGTCATCACGCGCTGCAGGCCCGCCAGCGCCAGCAGGCCGAGCACGCTCAGGCCGGCGGTCAGCCACAGCGCCTGGCCGCCCCAACTGGCCAGCGCCAGCCCAAACCACCAGGGCGTGAAGGCCTGCGTGATGCGCGCCGGCGCCAGCAGCCAGCCTTGCAGCTGGCCATAGCCCTTGGGGCCGAAGATCGCCAGTGGCAAGGCCCCGCGCGCGATGGTCAGCAAGCCATTGCCCACGCCATGCACCAGGCCGAACACCAGGGCCGCGGGCGGGCCCAGCAGCAGCAGGCACAGCGCGCCCACCGGGTGCAGGCCCGTCGCCAGCCAGGTGCTCAGCATGGGGCTGCGGTTGCCCATGAAGCGCAGCTCGACGATGCGCGCGGCCACCTGCGTGGGCCCCACCAGCATGCTCACCCACAGCGCGGTGCCGGCGCTCACGCCGCTCGCCATCAGCACGCCCGGCAGCTGCGAGGCCATGGCCGTGGCCACGATGCCCAGCGCCGCGAACAGGAACGCCAGCAGCAGCACGCGCGGATCGTTCAGGCGCACGCCCATGCCGTTGGCCGGCGCGCCTGCGGGCGCGGTGGTGACGGTGCCGGGGGCATGCGGGGCGGCCTGAGGCGCCGCGGTGGGCACCGCAAGGGGCGAGGCTGTGGTCGCAGGGCTGAGCGTCGCGCTGGGCGTGGTGCTTGGCGTGGCGCCGATTCCCCCCGGCTGCCCGGCCGGGCTGGTCAGCGCCGGCGCCTCCTGGCGTTCGGGCGGCAGGGACAGGTACAGCGGCAGGCAGACCAGCAGGTTGATCGCGGCCCACACCAC
Protein-coding regions in this window:
- a CDS encoding quinone oxidoreductase family protein; this translates as MPASTPHAIVLREFGDPAVLRAEPIALAPPGPGEVRVRHTAIGVNFHDVYVRSGLYKTLALPGIPGLEAAGVIEALGEGVTDLQVGQRVAWLTRAYGGYASHRNLPAELALPLPDGVSERTAASSLLKALTAYDLTHQVHALRAGDWVLNHASAGGVGQLVAQYGRHLGATVIGTVGSAAKAEIARACGCDHVILYRDEDFVARVQALTAGRGVDVAYDAVGQTTFMGSLASLAQRGHLVNYGQSSGPVPPFEVSALMPKSVSLTRPSVFSAYRNPAELRTLATRVFADFAAGVLRADAPQTFALAEAGRAHEALASRDRTQALVLIPD
- a CDS encoding Bug family tripartite tricarboxylate transporter substrate binding protein — protein: MPMSRLAARFRAAAFRLTSLALAGALTGAAGTAWAQEGAYPSKPIRLVIPFAPGGVTDLVGRAMAQSLTQHLGQPVVPENRAGASGVPGAEIVAKAAPDGYTLMVSNISINSVNAAAFARLPYHPQNSFTLISQVSQQPLLVTVNPQVPVKTLPELVALAKAQPGSLNFGSAGTSLQLASEAFNQAAGLRMTHVPYKGSGPAMTDLVAGHIQVLFDATSSLGPFVKDGRVRALAITAAKRSPQFPDVPTLVELGYPSIEVNSWQGLAGPAGLPPAVVARLGAAMKQVADDPQVKAQFDRLGIEAVHTSPEAFRRFAAAETARWQSVAQKAGLKPE
- a CDS encoding MFS transporter; translation: MTAADRERRRIVITLGIAQTFAWGSTYYLPAILATPMAADLGVTASFVFAAFSMSLLVTAVLGPWFGRAIDQRGGRPFMAATSVIFAVSLLMLALAQGRWTLILAWVGIGIGSAMGLYEAAFATVVRLYGASARGAITGITLIGGFTGTVSWPLSTFLEAHLGWRWACVVWAAINLLVCLPLYLSLPPERQEAPALTSPAGQPGGIGATPSTTPSATLSPATTASPLAVPTAAPQAAPHAPGTVTTAPAGAPANGMGVRLNDPRVLLLAFLFAALGIVATAMASQLPGVLMASGVSAGTALWVSMLVGPTQVAARIVELRFMGNRSPMLSTWLATGLHPVGALCLLLLGPPAALVFGLVHGVGNGLLTIARGALPLAIFGPKGYGQLQGWLLAPARITQAFTPWWFGLALASWGGQALWLTAGLSVLGLLALAGLQRVMTRQTAAATLASPQIEAR